The segment AGTTTAGTCAATGTCGTGCACATGATGGGGCCTAGTGACATTTTAAGGTACCACGTATTATTAAGGAATTTGATaatcatttgaaaaagaatgtAACTTTGAggcatgttaaaaatatttctttaaaattgataattgtCCTATTCAAAGGAGTTTtttatccaattaaaaaaaagaaaaaaaaagaaaaaaaaaaaacaatcatgcACATGATGTTCAAATACACACGCACACATGTTTTGGAATgcccctaaattttttaaaataaaaagtgttctAGAACACATGTCCATAAAGtttcaaaactattttatttcttactgTTTATGTtactttatatttataaaaagcTTTGTAAACTTTCAAGATCAAACAAGTCTTAAAACACAAATTGTAACCCTTTTTAAGGTATGTTTTACTATTTCCTGATATTCCTATGGTTGAAGAACGAAGAATGGATGATCTTCTTACGTGACTAGTTttatatttgattgatattccattgaaatatttaatttaattgaacGTGTTGAATTTCCATGATGAGGAAAAAAAGATGAGATGAAAATTGATGGTCTGAAATTGATTGAACATGACAAGGTGGCCAAAATATTCCTTGTTTCTTCGTCATAACTTAAATTATCATGGACTCTGTAAAGTTTAGTCAATGCCATGCAATCAGGGGATCTAGTGACAtaatctttgaatttttttatttatttaaagaagaGTATAAATGCCGTAAGGCTACAACCACTAATTTACATtggaaagcattgaggaagtcATAGTTTAGGAAATTTCATTCACGTTAAGCACCAAAttaagctaaaaataaaaatttagcgAAAATATATTCTTAAATAAATCTTGTAAGGGGCTCAAGGTTGACTCAAATTCTCTTAAAACCTAtctaaaataaggaaataaagcCTTATTCTATGAAACtatgaaattttataaaaatataaaaacatcaataaacaatgaaaaattaaCTGTATATTCTTTACTTTCTCAATAGGAATTAAgcaatacatttttataagtatAATTTTGCTTAAACCTGATATAAGAAAACTTGAAGTCCCTACATTGACCACAAAGTTAATAATTTTAGTCCTTGAGTACAAAATGATTACAACTTTTCTGATTGTCGAGGACTCCTGCTCTGATTCTAGGATGACTTCTAACTCCTGGTTCAGACGCCCTGCAGGCATATTTACATTGATTCTTGTAGGGCCTGTAGATGCAAAGGGATTAGGAGGCATGGATAACTTATCTCCTTCTCCTTCCAACATTTGGACCACAACTTTCATTGAAGGACGATCCACTGGGTGCCACTGGATGCACCAGAGTCCCACAATTGCGAGTTTCTTTGCAATTTTAGCATCTTCATTATCCTCAACATAGACTCGTAGGTCTTCTTTTTGCTCTAACAAATTGTAGATCCATTCTGGGAAATATATTTGGCTAGTGTTCTTCACGGttatgtcaacatttttcctACCTCCAACCATTTCAAGCAACAATATTCCAAAACTGTAAACATCTGATTTGTAAGACACGCTCCCAAAGTTCCTAGAGAACACTTCAGGTGCAATGTAACCCATGGTCCCCCTAGCTGTGGTCATGGACACTGCACTTTGATCTTTTGCACACAACTTGGCTAGACCAAAATcagaaatttttgggttgaaattttgGTCTAGCAAAATATTATGAGGTTTAATATCAAAATGGAGGATTCGTTGATCACATCCTTGGTGAAGATATTCAATTCCTTTTGCTATGCCGAGAGCAATGTCTTGTAGCTTTTCCCAACCAAGGAAACGGTTAGAATCTACTGAGGAAATGAACTTCTCCAGTGAATCATTTGGTAAGAACTCATAAACTAGAGCTCTTCTAAATCCATCAGCACAGAAGCCAACCAACCGAACAACATTAACATGGTGGATTCTACCCATTGTTCCCACTTCATTTATGAATTCTTCCCCATTGCCCTTGGAATTCTTCAAGATCTTCACGGCTACATGGATTTCATTCGACAACTTTCCTTTAAACACTGTTCCATAGGCTCCTTGTCCTAACTTCTCAGTAAATTGATTTGTAATTCTTTTAACTTCGTTATATGAGTACCTTGTGGGCTTGAGAGCTTTGTaatcctccaaaaaaaattcaatcctagcttgattttctttttctgttttgtcATAGCAGTAGACACAGTAGAGTGCATAGACTACTAGTGTCCAGTGAATCATTTGGTAAGAACTCATAAACTAGAGCTCTTCTAAATCCATCAGCACAGAAGCCAACCAAGCGAACAACATTAACATGGTGGATTCTACCCATTGTTCCCACTTCATTTATGAATTCTTCCCCATTGCCCTTGGAATTGTCCAAGATCTTCACGGCTACATGGATTTCATTCGACAACTTTCCTTTAAACACTGTTCCATAGGCTCCTTGTCCTAACTTCTCAGTAAATTGATTTGTAATTCTTTTAACTTCGTTATATGAGTACCTTGTGGGCTTGAGAGCTTTGTAAtcctccaaaaaaatttcaatcctagcttgattttctttttctgttttgtcATAGCAGTAGACACAGTAGAGTGCATAGACTACTAGTGTCAAAAGAAACGATCCCAAGATGGAAACTACATATTAAATATTCATGagtcaagaaaacaaaaggtaaTTTACACAGAATTTTCAAATGGCCAATGGAAAACTTACCAGTGGTCACTATTTTTCTTGATCTacctgtaaaatattttaacttgATCAATTTCTAATtacacttatcaaaaaaaaaaaaaaaaaaaagggataattgAGTAAAAATTTATCACTATTAGCTGAACCATATTTAGGTAATTCATGTGTACATAAATGTGATAGTTCATTCTCTTACATAAATAGTGAATTCCACCATGACTTT is part of the Quercus robur chromosome 9, dhQueRobu3.1, whole genome shotgun sequence genome and harbors:
- the LOC126698106 gene encoding rust resistance kinase Lr10-like isoform X1 gives rise to the protein MSSYQMIHWTLVVYALYCVYCYDKTEKENQARIEFFLEDYKALKPTRYSYNEVKRITNQFTEKLGQGAYGTVFKGKLSNEIHVAVKILKNSKGNGEEFINEVGTMGRIHHVNVVRLVGFCADGFRRALVYEFLPNDSLEKFISSVDSNRFLGWEKLQDIALGIAKGIEYLHQGCDQRILHFDIKPHNILLDQNFNPKISDFGLAKLCAKDQSAVSMTTARGTMGYIAPEVFSRNFGSVSYKSDVYSFGILLLEMVGGRKNVDITVKNTSQIYFPEWIYNLLEQKEDLRVYVEDNEDAKIAKKLAIVGLWCIQWHPVDRPSMKVVVQMLEGEGDKLSMPPNPFASTGPTRINVNMPAGRLNQELEVILESEQESSTIRKVVIILYSRTKIINFVVNVGTSSFLISGLSKIILIKMYCLIPIEKVKNIQLIFHCLLMFLYFYKIS
- the LOC126698106 gene encoding rust resistance kinase Lr10-like isoform X2, translating into MVQSSNFLSNSKTGYPGFDLYCNDKNDTVLELPTSVKVFVKQIDYKSHLINVTDSDNCFPRKIPRLHLSSPPFHFKRSLHNFSLFNYTPYTESDYLVPCLSSSSTSVFAFPSDRDINDLPILSGTKMYSVSSVPDGIWDSPFLELTWSEPKCGDKGRSRKIVTTVSILGSFLLTLVVYALYCVYCYDKTEKENQARIEIFLEDYKALKPTRYSYNEVKRITNQFTEKLGQGAYGTVFKGKLSNEIHVAVKILDNSKGNGEEFINEVGTMGRIHHVNVVRLVGFCADGFRRALVYEFLPNDSLDTSSLCTLLCLLL